A stretch of the Elusimicrobiota bacterium genome encodes the following:
- a CDS encoding 4Fe-4S binding protein encodes MKRKIIRINESKCDGCGLCASACAEGAIKIIDGKAKLVSETYCDGLGACLGECPQGALTIEERDALIFDEEAVQEHMKKERPAEHPHAAHHGGCPSARAMDFGSPKIEPSGQVQPVKSALSHWPVQLHLISPAAPYFQKADVVLAADCVAYALGGFHETYLQGRRLSIACPKLDSDQEEYVEKVRSLIDDAKINTLTVMIMQVPCCSGLLAMAKKAAAGAKRKVPLKAVVVGLKGDVLSEDWV; translated from the coding sequence CGAAATGCGACGGCTGCGGCCTTTGCGCCTCGGCCTGCGCCGAAGGCGCCATCAAGATCATCGACGGCAAGGCCAAGCTGGTCAGCGAGACGTACTGCGACGGCCTGGGCGCCTGCCTGGGCGAATGCCCGCAAGGGGCTCTGACCATCGAGGAGCGCGACGCCCTGATATTCGATGAAGAGGCCGTGCAGGAGCATATGAAGAAAGAACGACCCGCCGAGCATCCGCACGCCGCGCATCATGGAGGCTGTCCGTCCGCGAGGGCGATGGATTTTGGTTCGCCTAAGATTGAACCTTCAGGGCAGGTCCAGCCCGTCAAGTCCGCCTTGTCCCATTGGCCCGTGCAGCTCCACCTCATCTCGCCGGCCGCTCCCTATTTCCAGAAGGCGGACGTGGTCTTGGCCGCGGACTGCGTGGCCTATGCCTTGGGCGGCTTCCACGAGACCTACCTCCAGGGCCGGCGCCTGAGCATCGCCTGCCCCAAGCTCGACTCGGACCAGGAGGAATACGTGGAGAAGGTCCGCTCCCTCATCGACGACGCCAAGATCAACACCCTCACGGTCATGATCATGCAGGTGCCCTGCTGCTCGGGGCTGCTCGCCATGGCCAAGAAAGCGGCGGCGGGCGCCAAGCGCAAGGTCCCGCTCAAGGCCGTGGTGGTCGGCCTCAAGGGCGACGTCCTCTCCGAAGACTGGGTTTAG